The Acidianus manzaensis genome has a window encoding:
- a CDS encoding molybdopterin-containing oxidoreductase family protein, translated as MATLPQALTTKSSFLRCYMCKNMCGVIGTVEGKTVRVSANRNHPQPGICGRGAAGPYLLNHPDRLKSPLIRQGDKLVPTSWDSALNKVVNYLKELRDQGHPEYLAITFHDYGKEMLERFSALYGTPNLIGHESVCHGPRTVAAELVLGAEGPRSIDPDYPNSKFVVFIGRNPLEGIVPDIVRRIDEGRKKGMKIAVIDPRKSAIAQRYADRWIPIKPGSDTAFLLSVIYYMINNKLYDEDFLSKYSNAGLLIYEDNLASSGKYSSDLLYEGEENGRRVSTAFRLLMKEGEKVYPRLKDITGANYDDVKYIAENLWENRPSAVIDDGWHTSFSTDSSYTWMSAFIIDAMIGNLDKQGGLIFSKKPKIKLYDYSNVKAKRIDKIRYPLTYAAFQEVYRSILTGNSYPIKALMVVGTNLDGRDPNSDLVRRALEKVDFLVVIDVMPSDVTQYADVVLAESTYFERDELPLPVGWTLEGWIDVHQKVIDPLYDTKPLWWILLELEHRLGLSDDTFETLENRILKQFNINKEELYKKGCIKIPSEIYEVYPYKEKLNTSSGKIEIYSEELKNNGYYPIPTYIEKNIKPRDKDEFYLTSGHTLYHTQDSITFDIPTLIRIAPDNPVTINEEKAKELGLKDNDVVELISLSTGEKVTCKVKITNDIRDDTVFTYFGFGRHSRGEKFAYGHGFDVNSLISDQLTDPISGSIAQSLNIVKIRKAK; from the coding sequence ATGGCTACATTACCTCAAGCATTAACTACCAAATCCTCATTCTTACGATGTTATATGTGCAAAAACATGTGCGGAGTTATTGGAACAGTAGAAGGAAAAACTGTAAGAGTTTCAGCAAATAGGAATCATCCACAGCCAGGCATATGCGGAAGAGGTGCAGCAGGACCATATTTACTAAATCACCCAGATAGATTAAAATCGCCTTTAATAAGGCAAGGAGACAAATTAGTTCCAACTAGTTGGGATAGTGCATTAAATAAAGTAGTAAATTATCTTAAAGAACTAAGAGATCAAGGCCATCCTGAATATCTAGCCATTACATTTCACGATTATGGAAAAGAAATGCTAGAAAGATTTTCTGCGCTTTATGGAACTCCGAATTTAATAGGTCATGAATCAGTTTGCCATGGACCCAGAACAGTAGCTGCTGAATTAGTTTTAGGAGCAGAGGGACCTAGAAGTATAGACCCTGATTATCCAAATTCCAAATTTGTAGTATTTATAGGAAGAAATCCTTTAGAAGGAATAGTACCTGATATAGTTAGAAGAATTGATGAAGGTAGAAAGAAAGGCATGAAAATTGCTGTCATAGATCCAAGAAAATCTGCTATTGCACAAAGATATGCTGATAGATGGATACCAATAAAACCTGGAAGCGATACGGCATTCTTACTTTCTGTAATTTATTATATGATAAATAATAAATTATACGACGAAGATTTTCTGAGCAAATATAGTAATGCAGGTTTACTAATTTACGAGGATAATTTAGCATCTTCTGGAAAATATTCCTCTGACTTACTATATGAAGGAGAAGAAAATGGTAGAAGAGTTTCTACAGCATTTAGATTGCTAATGAAAGAAGGAGAAAAAGTATATCCTAGATTAAAAGATATAACTGGAGCTAATTACGATGATGTTAAGTATATTGCAGAAAATCTATGGGAAAACAGACCATCAGCAGTAATAGACGATGGATGGCACACGTCATTTTCAACAGATTCTAGCTATACCTGGATGTCAGCATTTATCATAGACGCAATGATAGGAAATTTAGACAAGCAAGGTGGATTAATTTTCTCTAAAAAGCCAAAAATTAAATTATATGATTATTCTAACGTAAAAGCAAAAAGGATTGATAAAATAAGATATCCATTAACTTACGCAGCATTCCAAGAAGTTTATAGAAGCATACTCACGGGGAATTCATATCCAATAAAAGCTTTAATGGTAGTAGGAACAAATCTAGATGGCAGAGATCCTAATAGTGACTTAGTTAGAAGAGCTTTAGAAAAAGTTGACTTCCTAGTAGTTATTGATGTAATGCCTTCTGATGTTACACAATACGCAGATGTAGTACTAGCAGAATCTACTTATTTTGAAAGAGATGAATTACCTTTACCAGTAGGATGGACATTGGAAGGATGGATTGACGTTCATCAAAAAGTTATTGATCCATTATATGATACTAAACCACTTTGGTGGATACTATTAGAATTAGAGCATAGATTAGGATTATCTGATGACACTTTTGAAACCCTAGAAAACAGAATACTAAAACAATTCAATATAAATAAGGAAGAACTGTATAAGAAAGGATGCATAAAAATACCATCAGAAATATATGAAGTTTATCCATATAAAGAGAAATTAAATACTTCTTCAGGAAAAATTGAGATATATTCAGAAGAACTAAAGAATAATGGTTATTATCCTATACCTACATATATTGAAAAGAATATAAAACCAAGAGATAAAGACGAATTTTACTTAACTAGCGGACATACACTATACCACACTCAGGATAGTATAACCTTTGACATACCTACACTGATTAGAATAGCTCCAGATAATCCAGTTACTATAAATGAAGAAAAAGCAAAAGAGTTAGGGTTAAAAGATAACGATGTAGTAGAATTAATCTCTTTATCTACTGGAGAAAAAGTAACGTGCAAAGTAAAAATAACTAATGACATAAGAGATGATACAGTATTTACATACTTTGGATTTGGAAGACACTCTAGAGGAGAAAAATTTGCCTATGGACATGGCTTTGACGTTAATAGTTTAATTAGTGACCAACTAACAGATCCAATTTCAGGAAGTATAGCTCAATCTCTAAACATAGTAAAAATAAGAAAAGCTAAATAA
- a CDS encoding cbb3-type cytochrome c oxidase subunit I: MNSGTKVLVNLVNALFQLDKDWVSRITMAMIVMSLIWGILGIIDALMVRIQEAAWATSATLVFTSQEYYGSIALHAMRDLFGFAVQLEIAIFIFISFRLLHLQPRAKWFLNIGFILFNISFMLIEGPIVLYPSFNDNYFPANSWYYLNPYGLPGYSQYVISPLWYFGWELMDIGTYIFVIWLIYHYYLATKGMKEKLPIFAVFALMTSLMIALGWSGEVAANTWDILAYYGLVGLDPIANQIAFGILWHSIVYISWMPAVGAMYYLIPLLAGRPLYSDRAGRIAALLYLIFSNNVPIHHLYMTDIPTDIKILQEVLTYAVVVPSMMTFFNLWATVKGANIKMNLIAAWISISFAGAIGAGVTGIANADIAFDAIIHDSMWVPGHFHAMIFWSIVPAGFATLYYMVPMLTGRMWYSTKLGWIHMIGYMIGTALVIVGFELEGLAGLIRKAEIFPLIPAYVTPEVMSTVGAFIADFATLLWAGDLVLTLLKGRTVNYEGVSVDNVVNSIAMSLGAPTLAEIKNDLKISRIEKTLRIARTNKN, encoded by the coding sequence ATGAATTCTGGTACTAAAGTATTGGTAAACCTCGTTAATGCATTATTTCAGCTTGACAAAGATTGGGTAAGCAGAATAACCATGGCTATGATTGTAATGAGCTTAATATGGGGAATCTTAGGAATTATAGACGCGTTAATGGTTAGAATACAAGAAGCTGCATGGGCTACATCTGCTACTTTAGTTTTTACATCGCAAGAATATTATGGGTCTATTGCATTACATGCAATGAGGGATCTATTTGGATTTGCAGTACAATTAGAGATAGCAATATTCATATTTATTTCATTTAGATTACTACACCTTCAACCAAGGGCTAAATGGTTCTTAAATATTGGATTCATACTGTTTAATATTTCATTTATGTTAATAGAAGGGCCAATAGTATTATATCCATCGTTTAACGATAATTATTTCCCAGCAAATAGCTGGTATTATCTAAATCCATATGGATTACCAGGCTACTCTCAATACGTAATTAGTCCTTTATGGTATTTTGGCTGGGAATTGATGGATATTGGTACTTACATATTTGTAATATGGTTAATTTATCATTACTACTTGGCAACTAAGGGAATGAAAGAAAAATTGCCAATATTTGCAGTATTTGCTTTAATGACTTCATTAATGATAGCATTAGGATGGAGCGGAGAAGTAGCAGCAAATACTTGGGATATTCTGGCTTATTACGGATTAGTTGGATTAGATCCAATAGCAAACCAGATAGCATTTGGAATACTATGGCATTCTATAGTGTATATCTCATGGATGCCAGCAGTTGGAGCAATGTACTATTTAATTCCTCTACTAGCTGGAAGACCACTATATAGCGATAGAGCCGGAAGAATAGCTGCTCTATTATACTTAATATTCTCAAACAACGTACCAATACATCACTTGTATATGACAGATATTCCAACAGATATAAAGATTCTTCAAGAAGTTTTAACATATGCTGTAGTTGTTCCATCAATGATGACATTCTTCAACTTATGGGCTACAGTAAAGGGAGCTAATATAAAAATGAATTTAATAGCAGCATGGATTTCTATAAGTTTTGCTGGAGCAATAGGTGCAGGTGTTACTGGAATAGCTAATGCTGATATAGCATTCGATGCGATAATTCACGATAGCATGTGGGTTCCAGGTCACTTCCATGCTATGATATTCTGGAGTATTGTACCAGCTGGATTTGCTACATTATATTACATGGTTCCAATGTTGACTGGAAGAATGTGGTATTCGACAAAATTAGGATGGATTCATATGATAGGCTACATGATAGGAACAGCTTTAGTGATAGTTGGTTTCGAATTAGAAGGTTTAGCAGGATTAATTAGGAAAGCAGAAATTTTCCCGTTGATTCCAGCATATGTAACTCCAGAGGTAATGTCTACAGTTGGTGCATTTATAGCTGATTTTGCTACATTATTATGGGCTGGTGATCTTGTTTTAACATTATTAAAAGGAAGAACTGTAAACTATGAAGGAGTTAGCGTAGATAACGTAGTAAATAGTATTGCTATGTCATTAGGAGCGCCAACACTAGCCGAAATAAAGAATGATTTAAAAATAAGTAGAATTGAGAAAACATTAAGAATAGCAAGAACTAATAAAAACTAA
- a CDS encoding MFS transporter translates to MQSGNPSGNPADKNQNIVSKLTARIDRLPTMVLPLSVILALAFGYFIALYDVIDIGIAFSATSLKYTGLTSGEASFVVSLGLFGYIPGAIILGYLGDRIGRKPMLMITAFLTAIGSLGNALSYGFLEFAVFRFLTGMGIGGD, encoded by the coding sequence ATGCAAAGTGGAAATCCTTCTGGTAATCCTGCCGATAAAAATCAAAACATAGTCTCTAAATTAACTGCAAGAATTGATAGATTGCCTACTATGGTATTACCTTTATCAGTAATCCTAGCTTTAGCCTTTGGGTATTTCATAGCATTATATGACGTAATAGATATTGGAATAGCTTTCTCAGCTACTTCACTGAAATATACTGGATTAACTAGCGGAGAAGCATCTTTTGTAGTATCTCTAGGATTATTTGGCTATATACCTGGAGCTATAATATTAGGATACTTAGGAGATAGAATAGGAAGAAAACCAATGTTAATGATTACAGCGTTTTTAACAGCAATAGGAAGTTTAGGTAATGCTCTTTCTTATGGATTTTTGGAGTTTGCTGTATTTAGATTTCTAACTGGAATGGGAATAGGTGGAGATTAA